A region from the Panicum hallii strain FIL2 chromosome 1, PHallii_v3.1, whole genome shotgun sequence genome encodes:
- the LOC112878945 gene encoding probable N-acetyltransferase HLS1 — MKKTMIRVREFDVTRDLRAVEELERLCQVGLSGDQGSDEPAADHDGCAEKKRRRRTSGKTKKRGMSLYVEQIGDPFARVRHAPDHVMLVAEYGEEEEVVGVIKACTRMVSRGRKRQSFSSSKQFVKVACLLGLRVSPSHRRLGIATELVRRAESWCAARGAAYATMATTESNAASLALFAGRFAYAPFRRPVFLGHPVHRHRARVPRAHRVLRLPPPLAVAAYAALLPPSAAEFLPADLPALLNHKLTLGTYLAIERGGPEDTARPQSFALLSVWDATRSLRLRVGGAPTLLRASLAAARALDRHAPWLQVPSVPDIFRPFGTYLMYGLRMSGPEGPALLRSLCRHAHNVARKNPACAVLAADLGPEDPAAAVVPHWTKFSCDEDVWCIKKLGATADGNAAGDDTEEDWTTSPGPGVLFVDPREF; from the exons ATGAAGAAGACGATGATAAGAGTGAGGGAGTTTGACGTGACGAGGGACCTCCGGGCAGTGGAGGAGCTCGAGCGCCTGTGCCAGGTCGGCCTGTCGGGCGACCAAGGCTCTGATGAACCTGCCGCCGACCATGATGGCTGCGcggagaagaagaggaggaggaggacgagcggCAAGACGAAGAAGAGAGGCATGTCGCTCTACGTCGAGCAGATCGGCGATCCGTTTGCCCGGGTGCGCCATGCGCCGGACCACGTCATGCTG GTTGCTGAGtatggggaggaagaagaggtggTCGGAGTGATCAAGGCGTGTACTAGGATGGTCAGCCGAGGGAGGAAGAGGCAAAGCTTCAGCAGCTCGAAGCAGTTCGTCAAGGTGGCATGCCTTCTTGGACTCAGGGTGTCCCCCTCTCACAG GCGCCTCGGGATCGCGACGGAGCTGGTCCGGCGCGCCGAGTCGTggtgcgcggcgcgcggcgcggcgtacGCCACCATGGCCACCACCGAGTCGAACGCGGCGTCGCTCGCGCTCTTCGCCGGCCGCTTCGCGTACGCGCCGTTCCGGCGGCCGGTGTTCCTCGGCCACCCCGTGCACCGGCACCGGGCGCGCGTCCCGCGCGCGCACCGCGTCCTGCGCCTGcccccgccgctcgccgtggcAGCCTACGCCGCGCTGCtcccgccctccgccgccgagTTCCTCCCCGCCGACCTCCCGGCGCTGCTCAACCACAAGCTCACGCTCGGCACATACCTCGCCATCGAGCGCGGCGGGCCCGAGGACACCGCGCGGCCGCAGTCGTTCGCGCTGCTCAGCGTCTGGGACGCCACGCgctccctccgcctccgcgtcgGCGGCGCGCCCACGCTCCTCCGCGCGTCGCTggccgcggcgcgcgcgctcGACCGCCACGCGCCGTGGCTGCAGGTGCCCTCCGTGCCCGACATCTTCCGCCCGTTCGGCACCTACCTCATGTACGGCCTCCGCATGTCCGGGCCGGAGGGTCCGGCGCTCCTCCGCTCGCTCTGCCGCCACGCGCACAACGTCGCCCGCAAGAACCCGGCGTGCGCCGTCCTGGCGGCCGATCTCGGGCCCGAGGACCCGGCCGCGGCCGTCGTGCCGCACTGGACCAAGTTCTCCTGCGACGAGGACGTCTGGTGCATCAAGAAGCTCGGCGCCACTGCCGACGGCAATGCCGCCGGCGACGACACCGAAGAAGACTGGACGACCTCGCCGGGCCCCGGCGTCCTGTTCGTGGATCCACGGGAGTTCTGA